A segment of the Candidatus Sumerlaea chitinivorans genome:
GTCCCATCAGCAGCGCGTTCGAGGGCTGGTTGTAAGCCAAATTGAAAAGCTGTGGCCAATGCCGCGGCGAGTATTCCGAAATAGCCGGCCGCGAATGCTGCTGCCCATGAGCGTTTTGTCCAACCGCAGCCATTTCGCGGAGCGATCAAGCGCCATACGACAAGTGCGACAAGCGGCTGAATAACTGCCATGTTGAGGCAATTCGCGCCGATCGCTGTAATTCCCCCGTCGCCAAAAATCAAAGCTTGCACAATGAGGGCGCACGATATGGCAATGACAGCTGGCCAGAAACCCAGCGCCAAAGCTACCAAAGAGGCGCCAGTGACGTGCCCACTCGTCCCGCCCGGGATCGGAACATTGAACATCATCACTAGGAACACAAATGCGGCTGCAACGGAAAGATAAGGAACCTCCAAGGAGCCAAGTCGATCGCGCAGACGTCGCCACGCAACAATCCAGAACGGTGAGACCGCAGCAAAACAAGCCACGCAGGTTGTTGGTCCTAAGTATCCATCAGGAATGTGCATACTCTACATCCGTTGAATAACCATCATGTTGGTGATACGGAGCTAAAGTTTGCGACTCCGTGACAAGGTTCACTATTCACACGATCATTGAAAATTTATGACAAAAAGTGTTGAAAGGTTTTATCCCGGACTTCGAGGGATTGTCCGGCTTCGCCGATGAGGCGAACCGCAGGCGGGGGCTCTTTGATTTGTCCAATCTTGGTGATACTTACTGGCTTAGCGAGATCTTTGATACACGCATGGATCTCCTCGTCATCGGCTGTGCATGCAAATAGAAGTTCGTATTCTTCGCCACTGAATAGAGCGTATTCTAATGGATCTCGACCTAACGTAGTGCAAAACTTCCGGACCTCTTTCGCGATGGGGATTGCATCCGCCCAAACTTCGATACTCACCCCACTACACTTCGACAGAATCCCCAGCTCATTCCAAAGCGAGTCGCTGATATCGATCATCGCTAAATCGGCAAAGCGCACCGCGAGCGCTTGGCCAAGTGCAACGTGTGCAGTTGGATTGAGTTGCCTCTGAATAAGCCGCTCAGCCAATGAGGAAGGAATTTGCCCAGACAAATTCTTGTCCAGCAACAGCTCTAAACCTGCGCGTGAGGCGCCAAGGTGGCCCGACACGTAGAGCCATTGACCGGGGCGGCAATTCGATCTGAGCGCATTGCGAAAGCACGCTTGACGCTCGCCGAGCAGAGCGATCGAGATGATCACCACCGGGCTCGCAACGGTGTCCCCTCCCACCAAGCTAAAACCATGCTCCCCTGCTATTTCGGCCATGCCGGTGTAAAGCTCAAGAACCGCTCCTACATGAAGCTCGCGAGGGAGGCCAAGACTTATTAGGGCGTATCGAGGGTTTCCTGCCATCGCAGCGACGTCACTCACATTGGAGGTCATGGCTTTTCTGCCAATCAGTCTCCACGGCGCACTTGAGCGGTCGGGAAAGTGCACGCCCTCGACCAACATATCACAGGTAAGCACCGCAAACGCGTTATTGTTGGAACCGCATGTCACGACAGCCGCATCGTCTCCCGGCCCGACTATCACATTTTGAGAGAGCGTCCTTACCAGATAAGGCTCTATCAAAGCGATGAGCTCGAGTTCCCCGACATCCGCAATTGTGCGTTCGTACTCGCTCCCTGCCATTGTGTGAATTCCTGTGGTTAAGTGTTTTTCATTTAGCCGGCTCACTCATCTGCCAAGTATCCGCGAATCAACGTGCGCCGGGTTGCTGCTCAAACAGTGCTTTTGCATTTTCAAACGTTTGGACGAGACTTTCCATCTTCTCTCGGAGATGCGCTGCTCGCATGAGTTCGCCAATCATTGCCACGTTGTCCGCTCCGGCAGCAACCAGTTCTGGGATGCATTGCTCAGTGATGCCGCCGATCGCGACAATTGGGAGCGCAACACGCTTTTTGACCTTGCGAACGAGTTCAACTCCGACGACTGGCCACGGATTCTCTTTCGTGCTGGTTGCGTATACTGGTCCGACACCGATGTAATCCACAGGCAATTCCATCGCAGCGAGCGCTTGATCAAGGGTGTGTGTCGATAGCCCCACAATCTTGTCTCGCCCCACAAGTTGGCGTGCTTCATGAACTGCGCGGTCTTCTTGCCCCAGGTGGACGCCGTCGGCATCTACCTCCACGGCCACTTCGGGGTAATCATTTACAATAAAGGTAACTCCCGCAGCCCGCGTGAGCTGACGGAGTTCCCGCCCGATTTCGACCAATTCGCTGCGCGAGGCATGCTTGTCGCGAAGTTGGATCACACGCGCACCGCCCGCAATGACCTCCCGCGCAATCTCTAAGTGGGACTTTTTCGCCAAGTAGCGATCAAGAATGACGTAGATCCCCCAGCGGCACTTCTCTGCGTGGCGGTGAAGACTCACGATGCGTCTCCTCGTGTGTCATGATTCAGAAACCGCTCGGCGCTTGTTCCGAATTTCCCATGCGAATCGCGGAGGTTCACCACATAAGTGGGGAACGCCATCATGATGCCAGCCTCCGCAAAAGCCCGCGCAATCGCGGCATTAAGCTCATTGATGGTCTGCAGGCGGTGCTCGAGGGCTGCAACGTGCACGAACAGCTTGAAACGCAAATCCCACGATCCAAACCCATCGAACAAAACGGCGGGGGCTGGATCACTAAGTACCAGAGGATGGTTCTTCGCCACCTGAAGAAGCACGTCCTGAACCCTCTCGGGTTCGGTTCCGTACTCTACCCCGACGACAAAAGTCAGGCGGGTAATTTTGTCGGAAAGAGTCCAGTTCACGACTTCTCCTGTGATGAGCTGTTTATTGGGAATCACGAGGTCTTTTCCATCAAAGTCGCGAATAGTTGTCGCGCGAGTACGAATTTGCATCACGGTGCCGGTCGTCTGGCCGATCGTGACGAGATCGCCAACGCGTATCGGGCGTTCGAAAAGAAGAATCAGCCCCGAGACGAAATTTGCAAAAATCTCTTGGAGCCCGAACCCCAAACCCACTGTCACGGCCGCGGCAAGCCACTGAACGTTGTTCCAACTAACCCCAAGCTTTCGGGCAACAACGACGATACCGATAAGAAACAAGACATAACGCGCAAGCGCAGCAAATGCATAACGTACGCCGGAATCGACGCGCAGTCGTTGGAGTAAGACAAGCTCAATGACCGCAGGGATATTGCGCGAAGCAATAATCGTGAGGATTCCAATCAAGAGTGCGATCAGAAGATCAGCTGCCGTGACCGATTGCATCACCAGTGTCGTGACAGTCTGCTCCGATGATTTGTCTCCAGAAGGAACAGGTTGAGTTGCGTGTTGCCACAGCACGATGCGATCCAGAAACGACAAGGCGGGTGCGACATCGCGCCAGATTTCCCAGAGCCCCCATGCCACGATCACAATCGCACCAGCGAGGACAAGGCGGTGAACACGTTGACTTAAGGAGTGAACATCAACCCCTAAGTCCGGGCTATGGATAGAAGCTTCCGCGACTCCGGTTAGGTCGCTTGGCTCATGATGGGGCGGTTTGCCACTGTTTCCCCGCTGCGTTAGCAACGCAACGAGTCGAGCACTAAATTGCCCAATTAGCCTCTCTCCCAAAGCCACTGCAAGATACAGAGCAACGCATAACGCGAGGGACTCGGCAAAGCGTTTTGTAAGTTCCACAGCCGTGTACATGTAGCCCACTAACGCGAGAAGAGCTAAAACGATGGGGAGTGTGGCGCTACTCCACTGCCACAGCGTTTTGTACCTGCTAAGCCAGTGCGTTGGCTTCTCCTGCCACGAACCCGCAAGGGGGCCTGAGTGTGGATCGAAGACTTTCCAAAATACCCAACACAACACCAGTTGCAACACTGTGAAGATCAGGCGGTGAAGGGCATCCCATTTCACTCGGTCCGTGAGTTCACCGGTCAAGATGGCAAAGAAAATGATTCCTACGAAAAGATAGGTGTACCGCCGAAAGATTCTATGCCACGCAAGACATGTTTGTTCGGACCACCCCAAAAGCGACTGTGCGAGACACCCCGGTGCGGAGATTTCGGCAAACAACTGCATCGCGGCCAATACAATTGAGCTTTTCTCAAGGGCAACGGCAAAGACTGTGATGAATTCCGAATCTGTCGGAACAACTCGGAGTCGGCTTGCGATCAAATAAAGCACGGCTGGGCCAGCCAAAGCACTTCCTGCTGCTGCCAAGAACTGACGGAGCACCGACCTGTGGTCGCGCCTCTCGTCATGACTGCTCTGTTCTCCGATCGCTCTGCCATCTCGGTGGCGAATCCAGACAATCACAAACAAGAGGCAGACAAGTAAATAATACGCCGGCGCTTCGAACAAATCCCGTGCTGTCGCCGAAAAGAGAACTCCCCAGAACTGTGGATGAAAAAGATCGCGGATACCTTCCCCTGCGCGACGGAAATCCGTCAGACCGATCGGTTTTGTGCTTCGAACCCAGAAAATTCGCTCTTCCAAAAATTCTGCGTATTCCCGGACCTGCTTATAAAGCTGCGTTTCTGCCGTTTGCAAATCTACGAGTTTTGAAAAAAGCGCGTTGAGGTCGCTCAAAAGGGCTGCCAGCATAGTCCGCCGCGTCTGAACGAGCTCGCGCACCGCTGTGTCAACTTCAGATGGAGAAAGCTTCAGGTCAGTGGCCAGAGCCTCGCGTAGCTTTTTTTCTGCTTGCGGGATTTCCAGCCGCTGCCCCTCCAGTTCCAGTAACTCGAGTTGTACTGAGGAGATATCAGCTTTGGTCTTTGCGATGGCACGCTCAATTTCACGGATGTCGGGAAGCTCATCGCGTTGGCGACGCATCAGTTGCCCAATTGCATCTGAGTTTCCAGCAGCCTCGAGACGTTTCTTCAGCGTCGCAAATTGCTCCCGTAGGCGCTCGCGCTGCGCGTTCGCCTGATCCACAGCTTCACTGGATCGGGCAAGTTTCGCGGTTGAACCGTCTGGACCTGTTCGCCGCCGAGCCAGCCGTTCTGTCTCTTCCGCAAAAGCTTTAACAAGTGGGTGCGCATTGGCGGACTCAATTTTCTGCCTTTGAGCGAGGCGCACGGCCTCCTCTGCTTCCTGCTGCTTGCGCACTGCAAGCGCCTCGCGCAAGGCCTTGAGCCTTTGCTCTGCGCTCTCCAATTGCCGCTGAGCATGTTCGATCTGCAGGCTAAGCTGTTCCGCAGTTGCTTCATACATCTGCTGTTCGGCACTGAGGACCTCCAGCTCCCGCTCTGCCGCGGCACGCACCAGCGCTCGCAGACTATTTGTAAATTCTGAGAGGTCGGGCTGAGATGGGGG
Coding sequences within it:
- a CDS encoding Thiamine-monophosphate kinase; its protein translation is MAGSEYERTIADVGELELIALIEPYLVRTLSQNVIVGPGDDAAVVTCGSNNNAFAVLTCDMLVEGVHFPDRSSAPWRLIGRKAMTSNVSDVAAMAGNPRYALISLGLPRELHVGAVLELYTGMAEIAGEHGFSLVGGDTVASPVVIISIALLGERQACFRNALRSNCRPGQWLYVSGHLGASRAGLELLLDKNLSGQIPSSLAERLIQRQLNPTAHVALGQALAVRFADLAMIDISDSLWNELGILSKCSGVSIEVWADAIPIAKEVRKFCTTLGRDPLEYALFSGEEYELLFACTADDEEIHACIKDLAKPVSITKIGQIKEPPPAVRLIGEAGQSLEVRDKTFQHFLS
- a CDS encoding Thiamin-phosphate pyrophosphorylase, with product MSLHRHAEKCRWGIYVILDRYLAKKSHLEIAREVIAGGARVIQLRDKHASRSELVEIGRELRQLTRAAGVTFIVNDYPEVAVEVDADGVHLGQEDRAVHEARQLVGRDKIVGLSTHTLDQALAAMELPVDYIGVGPVYATSTKENPWPVVGVELVRKVKKRVALPIVAIGGITEQCIPELVAAGADNVAMIGELMRAAHLREKMESLVQTFENAKALFEQQPGAR
- a CDS encoding Potassium efflux system KefA protein / Small-conductance mechanosensitive channel translates to MMKVRTWFVIGIIVFFGVNVGTGAPKPSSQGRQEKEPAVTSTTLLFAPLESDLGRLEARLKKIQELPDVDETTKKWAGETFAIALEALRTADAFAKQKAEHEAAAKAAPQQIEALREGLTSAPQTQDVSIPTTASATQLTAMVSSAEAELAARQKRLQELNEEQKRRAARQTEFPKLIAAARQKIEDAEKLTPPIPPSQPDLSEFTNSLRALVRAAAERELEVLSAEQQMYEATAEQLSLQIEHAQRQLESAEQRLKALREALAVRKQQEAEEAVRLAQRQKIESANAHPLVKAFAEETERLARRRTGPDGSTAKLARSSEAVDQANAQRERLREQFATLKKRLEAAGNSDAIGQLMRRQRDELPDIREIERAIAKTKADISSVQLELLELEGQRLEIPQAEKKLREALATDLKLSPSEVDTAVRELVQTRRTMLAALLSDLNALFSKLVDLQTAETQLYKQVREYAEFLEERIFWVRSTKPIGLTDFRRAGEGIRDLFHPQFWGVLFSATARDLFEAPAYYLLVCLLFVIVWIRHRDGRAIGEQSSHDERRDHRSVLRQFLAAAGSALAGPAVLYLIASRLRVVPTDSEFITVFAVALEKSSIVLAAMQLFAEISAPGCLAQSLLGWSEQTCLAWHRIFRRYTYLFVGIIFFAILTGELTDRVKWDALHRLIFTVLQLVLCWVFWKVFDPHSGPLAGSWQEKPTHWLSRYKTLWQWSSATLPIVLALLALVGYMYTAVELTKRFAESLALCVALYLAVALGERLIGQFSARLVALLTQRGNSGKPPHHEPSDLTGVAEASIHSPDLGVDVHSLSQRVHRLVLAGAIVIVAWGLWEIWRDVAPALSFLDRIVLWQHATQPVPSGDKSSEQTVTTLVMQSVTAADLLIALLIGILTIIASRNIPAVIELVLLQRLRVDSGVRYAFAALARYVLFLIGIVVVARKLGVSWNNVQWLAAAVTVGLGFGLQEIFANFVSGLILLFERPIRVGDLVTIGQTTGTVMQIRTRATTIRDFDGKDLVIPNKQLITGEVVNWTLSDKITRLTFVVGVEYGTEPERVQDVLLQVAKNHPLVLSDPAPAVLFDGFGSWDLRFKLFVHVAALEHRLQTINELNAAIARAFAEAGIMMAFPTYVVNLRDSHGKFGTSAERFLNHDTRGDAS